Proteins from a genomic interval of Asterias rubens chromosome 16, eAstRub1.3, whole genome shotgun sequence:
- the LOC117301190 gene encoding 28S ribosomal protein S28, mitochondrial-like produces MAAPMRLSVRVQNVLRNLTKTGSPRWHTTARWLSSDSTDVTDSSSPDLTETMDKGSVPEAEKPSTKLTGFAQAFEKHSKVHQTDLHEIDATQEIPTTTSSFATLLRNSTHVHIGSGKGQIVLGKIFHTVEDDLYIDFGGKFHCVCRRPEEDAEKFHRGVKVRLRLRDVELTDHFIGAARDLSLLEADADLLGLAKS; encoded by the exons atggcggcgcccatgagACTAAGTGTGCGTGTACAGAATGTGCTCAGAAATCTGACCAAAACTGGTTCACCCCGTTGGCATACGACTGCAAGATGGTTATCAAGTGATTCTACAGACGTAACGGATAGTTCTTCACCGGATTTAACGGAAACCATGGACAAAGGCAGCGTGCCAGAGGCAGAAAAACCCAGCACCAAACTAACCGGTTTTGCTCAGGCATTTGAGAAGCATTCAAAAGTGCATCAAACTGATCTTCACGAAATAGATGCAACACAAGAGATACCAACAACTACAAGCAGTTTTGCAACGCTACTCCGAAATTCAACACACGTCCATATTGGGAGCGGAAAGGGTCAAATTGTATTAGGGAAGATATTTCACACGGTTGAGGATGATCTGTACATTGATTTTGGAGGGAAATTTCACTGTGTTTGCAGAAGGCCAGAGGAAGATgccga GAAATTTCACCGAGGCGTGAAGGTGCGTCTCCGTTTGAGGGACGTCGAGCTGACAGACCACTTCATCGGAGCAGCAAGAGACCTCAGTCTCCTTGAAGCGGATGCAGATTTATTAGGACTCGCTAAATCATAG